One Leptospira levettii genomic window, TCATACCCAAATTTGAATATTTGTCATCCATCCTTACGCCATCCTTAAATCAGATTCTGTTCTTTAATGAGTATCGGAGTTACCAGTAATCTTATTGATATCCTGCCTGTTGCAATCGAAATAGTTTTTCATATTTTCCTTTTTTTGAAAGTAAGGTTTCGTGATCTCCCCATTCCGTTTTTTTACCCTGTTCTAAAACCAAAATTTTATCTGCCATTCTTACTGTTGAAAATCGATGAGAAATCAGAATGACTGTTTTTCCCATTGTGTGTTCCCTAAAGTGTTCGAATACTTTCATTTCTGCTTCGGCATCGATAGCAGACGTTGGTTCATCCAAGATTAAAATATCTGCCTTTGATCTCATAAATGCTCTCGACAAAGCAATCTTTTGCCATTGTCCACCGGAAAGTTCTCTACCATCTTGGAACCATTTTCCTAAACGTGTTTGGTATCCCAAATCCAAACGTGTGACAAATTCGTGTGCCATACCTAATTTTGCTGCACTTATCCATTTTGATTCTGATTGAATTTGATTTACATCGCCCATTCCAATATTGTCACCAACCTTAAATTGGTATTGGACAAAATTTTGAAAAATAACTCCAAATCTTTCTCTTAATGATTCTTCTTCCCAATCAACAAGATTGATTCCATCTAAATAAATATTTCCTTTAGTTGGGGAATACAAACGAGTCAACAATTTGATTAATGTAGTTTTTCCCGATCCATTTTCGCCAACGATTGCTAGTTTTTCACCCGCAGGAATTTCGAAACTAATATCTGTTAGAGAATCATTTGTTGACCCAGGGTATAAAAAGGAAACTTGATCAAATACGATACCGGTTTTGCTGTTTGTATTTTTATAGACGCCTGTTTTTTTGGGTACTGGTAAGTTTAAGAAATCCATAAGGTTATCTATATATAAATGATCCTCGTAAATTCCACCGAAGGCAGATAATGCATTTGCAAAAGTAGATTGTCCTTGGCGAAATATGACCAAATACATTGTCATTTCACCTAGAGTGATTTGTTTTTGTAAGGCAAGGCTGACAATCCAAATGTAAGATCCATAAAAGGCTAACTGGCTGATTAATCCTAAGAAAAAACTCACCACACTTTTTTTAATTGTTAGTTTTTTATCTTCTGCATAAATCTTCTGAAAATTGTTTTTGTATCGATTTAAAAATTCTTTTCCTAAGTTAAAGAGTAAAATTTCTTTTGCGTTATCTTCTCTTGCCATTAATGTTTCGAGATAAACTTGTTCTCTAGTTTCTTTTGCTTTCCATCGAAAGAGCCTGAAATTATGTGTAGAGAACTTTGTTTCGGCGATGAAAGTTGGTATAGCGGCTATGATCAAAATGATGGAAGCCAATGGAGACAATTTTACAAGTAATCCAAAAAAACTAACAATTGTGATAGAGGATTGTGCAATTGTAAAGAATCGATTTACCATCGATAGAGGTTTGGATGAAGCCTCTGACCTTGCTTGGGTCATCTGATCATAAGTTTCTGAATTTTCAAATTGTGAAAGTTCTAACGTGATTGCTTTAGAAAGAATCCTTTCATTGACTTCTTGACCAAGTTTAATGCGTAGTAAGGTTGTGCAAAGATAGTATAACTTTTGAGCACCAAAATAAAATACCGTAATGAATCCTTCAATGTAAACATAAGTAGCCGTTTCAGAATAAAATAATTCATACCAATTTCCGGATTCAATTTTTGAATGTAAGATGGAATCGATTATGAGTTTTCCGATCCAGACCAAAGTTGAAGGAAACAATCCATTTAAGATGGTTAAAATCGAAATGAGTAATGTTAAAGTAGGGGAACTATAATAGGCAAGACTAAACGCTATTTTGGATGATTGAACGATACGGAAAAAAGTACCCAACATACTGGTTAGATTGTTTTTGGAAGGATGTTTCGATAGCTTTTTTTAAGAAAATCCAATGAAAACATTTAATTCCACTTTCCGAAATTTAATTCACTTGTTTCGATGTTTATCGTATGTCAAAGGAAAGATTGGATAAAGTTCTAGGAAATTTTGGATTAGGATCTAGGTCCGATGTAAAAAAGGAAATTTACCAAGGTAATGTAAAAGTCAATGGAATCGTAGTGAAAGACCCTGGTTTTAAAATCACTTTAAATGATGTTGTTGTTTTTTATGAGGAAACTTTGATACGCAAAGAATTTTATTATTTCATGATGAATAAAGCTCCTGATTGTATTACCGCTACGGAAGACCCAAGAGAAAAGACTGTTATGGATTATCTAAGTGAAAGGCATAGAAACATGAATTTGTTTCCTGTTGGAAGATTGGATAAAGAAACAGAAGGGCTTTTACTTTTTACCACAGATGGAACTTTGGCTCATTATTATACTTCTCCTAAACATTTTGTTGAGAAAGAATACTATGCAGAAATTTCAGAACCAGTAACAAAAGATGACATCATGAATTTTGAAACTGGAATTGTGTTAGATGATGGATACAAAACATTACCTGCTCGTCTTGCGATACCTGATGATACAAAACCTCACATAGTCACAGTTTGGTTAAAAGAAGGGAAGTATCGTCAAATCAGGAGAATGTTCCAAAGTTTGAGTAAAGAAGTTATGTATTTAAAACGAGTGAAGATGGGTAATTTAAAGTTAGATCCGTCAATTCCGCTAGGAAGTTACAGAGAGTTGACAAATGAAGAAGAATCCCTTCTCAAACAAAAAATTCCGATCATTCAATAAATCTTTCTATTTTGTCAAAAAATGCTGCAGGTGCTCGCCTTGGCCTTGAGTTTGAAAGAGAGACAAATAGCTGTTCGTCTTTCATGCTTGCAAGTAGGTTTCCTTTTGAATCCAAAATATCTTGTCTGAAATAAAAACGGATTTTTTCAAAACTTTCGATCCAACTTAAGATTTTTACGTGTGTTCCGGGATCTATTGGTTTATAAATTTGTATTTCCCCGCCCATAAAAAAAGTGGTAGAGTCTGTTTCTTTGATTAAGTTTAGATCGACAATTTCTTTAAAAAATAGGAAACGACCTTCTTCGAAAATTTTCCAAATAGAATCAGAAGGTAAATTCCAAAAACAATTCATATCACTGAAAGGAATGTAGTAATCATGTTCTACTGTGTTTTGATTTGTTGGTTTTGGGTGGATCGTAAATTGATAGGGTATGACACTTAATTTGGGAAGATTCGGAATTTTGATGATATTTCCATCCTTCAGCAATGTTGAGGTGGTTTCAATTTCGCATGCTTTTTTGCCATTGGAACCTACTATCGATTGTTTCCACAAGAGAGTTCCAGTATCCATGCCATAAACTTCCGATTCAACTGTCATTTCCGAATTTACAAATTGTTGGTTGAGGAATCTTACATTAGTCGAACCAGGAACATAACTAATATTAGTGTTTAACATTAGTTCAATGGGATAACCAAATTCCCTTAAAACTTCACATCGTGCATCATAAGCAAACCGTTCATAGGTTCTGCTAGTAACATGTCGATTCCAATCCAAATCAAAGTGACGAGTAGACAAAGTTTTGCGGAAAATTTGATCCATTCCACCTTTCTTTCCATTTGAA contains:
- a CDS encoding pseudouridine synthase; the protein is MSKERLDKVLGNFGLGSRSDVKKEIYQGNVKVNGIVVKDPGFKITLNDVVVFYEETLIRKEFYYFMMNKAPDCITATEDPREKTVMDYLSERHRNMNLFPVGRLDKETEGLLLFTTDGTLAHYYTSPKHFVEKEYYAEISEPVTKDDIMNFETGIVLDDGYKTLPARLAIPDDTKPHIVTVWLKEGKYRQIRRMFQSLSKEVMYLKRVKMGNLKLDPSIPLGSYRELTNEEESLLKQKIPIIQ
- a CDS encoding ABC transporter ATP-binding protein, whose protein sequence is MLGTFFRIVQSSKIAFSLAYYSSPTLTLLISILTILNGLFPSTLVWIGKLIIDSILHSKIESGNWYELFYSETATYVYIEGFITVFYFGAQKLYYLCTTLLRIKLGQEVNERILSKAITLELSQFENSETYDQMTQARSEASSKPLSMVNRFFTIAQSSITIVSFFGLLVKLSPLASIILIIAAIPTFIAETKFSTHNFRLFRWKAKETREQVYLETLMAREDNAKEILLFNLGKEFLNRYKNNFQKIYAEDKKLTIKKSVVSFFLGLISQLAFYGSYIWIVSLALQKQITLGEMTMYLVIFRQGQSTFANALSAFGGIYEDHLYIDNLMDFLNLPVPKKTGVYKNTNSKTGIVFDQVSFLYPGSTNDSLTDISFEIPAGEKLAIVGENGSGKTTLIKLLTRLYSPTKGNIYLDGINLVDWEEESLRERFGVIFQNFVQYQFKVGDNIGMGDVNQIQSESKWISAAKLGMAHEFVTRLDLGYQTRLGKWFQDGRELSGGQWQKIALSRAFMRSKADILILDEPTSAIDAEAEMKVFEHFREHTMGKTVILISHRFSTVRMADKILVLEQGKKTEWGDHETLLSKKGKYEKLFRLQQAGYQ
- a CDS encoding thioesterase family protein; protein product: MDQIFRKTLSTRHFDLDWNRHVTSRTYERFAYDARCEVLREFGYPIELMLNTNISYVPGSTNVRFLNQQFVNSEMTVESEVYGMDTGTLLWKQSIVGSNGKKACEIETTSTLLKDGNIIKIPNLPKLSVIPYQFTIHPKPTNQNTVEHDYYIPFSDMNCFWNLPSDSIWKIFEEGRFLFFKEIVDLNLIKETDSTTFFMGGEIQIYKPIDPGTHVKILSWIESFEKIRFYFRQDILDSKGNLLASMKDEQLFVSLSNSRPRRAPAAFFDKIERFIE